One region of Solanum pennellii chromosome 6, SPENNV200 genomic DNA includes:
- the LOC107021536 gene encoding 2-oxoisovalerate dehydrogenase subunit alpha 1, mitochondrial-like isoform X2, whose amino-acid sequence MATWFLRRLNNHGVMQKLSMAFSGKSTTAIARRYFVSMEVGQKSDPYSCDDDYSENIDHQNQDLDFPGGKIPLTSQMKFISEASEKRLPCYRVLNDDGSLISNSIHDQLGEEVAVNMYSAMVTLKTMDTYLYEAQRQGRISFYMTTFGEEAINIASAAALSPHDFVLPQYREAGVLLWRGFTVQECTNQCFGNKDDKGKGRQMPVHYGSNKHNVITISSPLATQISQAAGVAYSLKMDKTGACAVAYTGEGATSEGDFHAGLNFAAVLEAPVIFLCRNNGWAISTPVHEQFRSDGIVSKGLGYGIRSIRVDGNDVIAVYNAVRAARTMAISEERPILVEAMTYRVGHHSTSDDSTKYRATNEIEYWKTARCPITIFRKHIHRNGWWSDDQESELYRHVKNQRQLKEQKEWRSLH is encoded by the exons ATGGCAACTTGGTTTTTAAGAAGGTTAAATAATCACGGTGTCATGCAAAAGCTATCTATGGctttttccggcaagtctaccACCGCTATCGCACGGAGATATTTTGTGTCGATGGAAGTTGGACAGAAATCGGATCCATACAGTTGTGATGATGATTATAGTGAAAATATCGATCATCAAAATCAG GATTTGGATTTTCCAGGTGGAAAAATCCCATTGACATCACAAATGAAGTTTATTTCAGAAGCATCTGAAAAGAGATTACCGTGCTATCGAGTTCTAAATGACGATGGATCTCTAATTTCTAACTCCATACATGATCAG ttaGGGGAAGAAGTAGCTGTGAACATGTATAGTGCCATGGTTACTTTGAAGACAATGGACACTTACCTTTATGAAGCACAAAGGCAAGGGAggatttcattttatatgaccACTTTTGGTGAAGAAGCTATCAACATTGCTTCTGCTGCTGCTTTATCTCCACATGACTTTGTATTACCTCAA TATCGAGAGGCAGGGGTGTTACTATGGCGTGGCTTCACGGTGCAGGAATGCACAAATCAATGTTTTGGGAATAAGGATGATAAAGGGAAAGGGAGGCAAATGCCAGTACATTATGGTTCTAATAAACATAATGTTATTACCATATCTTCACCTTTGGC CACTCAGATATCTCAGGCTGCTGGTGTGGCTTATTCTTTGAAGATGGATAAAACTGGTGCCTGTGCTGTTGCTTATACAGGGGAAGGTGCAACTAGTGAG GGAGATTTTCATGCTGGATTGAACTTTGCAGCTGTTTTGGAAGCTCCTGTTATCTTCCTATGCCGGAATAACGGATGGGCCATAAGCACTCCTGTACACGAACAATTTCGAA GTGATGGCATTGTGTCAAAGGGTTTAGGTTATGGAATAAGAAGTATTCGCGTAGATGGGAATGATGTTATTGCAGTTTATAATGCTGTTCGTGCAGCTCGTACTATGGCAATTAGTGAGGAAAGACCAATACTAGTTGAG GCAATGACGTATCGAGTCGGACACCATTCGACTTCTGATGATTCCACAAAGTATCGTGCAACAAATGAAATAGAATACTGGAAAACAGCCAGATGCCCCATTACCATATTCAGAAAACATATTCACAGAAATGGTTGGTGGAGTGACGATCAAGAATCTGAACTCTACAGACATGTCAAGAATCAG AGGCAATTAAAAGAGCAGAAGGAATGGAGAAGCCTGCATTGA
- the LOC107021536 gene encoding 2-oxoisovalerate dehydrogenase subunit alpha 1, mitochondrial-like isoform X3, producing the protein MIRYVSLGEEVAVNMYSAMVTLKTMDTYLYEAQRQGRISFYMTTFGEEAINIASAAALSPHDFVLPQYREAGVLLWRGFTVQECTNQCFGNKDDKGKGRQMPVHYGSNKHNVITISSPLATQISQAAGVAYSLKMDKTGACAVAYTGEGATSEGDFHAGLNFAAVLEAPVIFLCRNNGWAISTPVHEQFRSDGIVSKGLGYGIRSIRVDGNDVIAVYNAVRAARTMAISEERPILVEAMTYRVGHHSTSDDSTKYRATNEIEYWKTARCPITIFRKHIHRNGWWSDDQESELYRHVKNQVLEAIKRAEGMEKPALTELFSDVYEKMTPNLQEQERCIRDAIHKYPKDYPTDFHV; encoded by the exons ATGATCAGGTATGTATCG ttaGGGGAAGAAGTAGCTGTGAACATGTATAGTGCCATGGTTACTTTGAAGACAATGGACACTTACCTTTATGAAGCACAAAGGCAAGGGAggatttcattttatatgaccACTTTTGGTGAAGAAGCTATCAACATTGCTTCTGCTGCTGCTTTATCTCCACATGACTTTGTATTACCTCAA TATCGAGAGGCAGGGGTGTTACTATGGCGTGGCTTCACGGTGCAGGAATGCACAAATCAATGTTTTGGGAATAAGGATGATAAAGGGAAAGGGAGGCAAATGCCAGTACATTATGGTTCTAATAAACATAATGTTATTACCATATCTTCACCTTTGGC CACTCAGATATCTCAGGCTGCTGGTGTGGCTTATTCTTTGAAGATGGATAAAACTGGTGCCTGTGCTGTTGCTTATACAGGGGAAGGTGCAACTAGTGAG GGAGATTTTCATGCTGGATTGAACTTTGCAGCTGTTTTGGAAGCTCCTGTTATCTTCCTATGCCGGAATAACGGATGGGCCATAAGCACTCCTGTACACGAACAATTTCGAA GTGATGGCATTGTGTCAAAGGGTTTAGGTTATGGAATAAGAAGTATTCGCGTAGATGGGAATGATGTTATTGCAGTTTATAATGCTGTTCGTGCAGCTCGTACTATGGCAATTAGTGAGGAAAGACCAATACTAGTTGAG GCAATGACGTATCGAGTCGGACACCATTCGACTTCTGATGATTCCACAAAGTATCGTGCAACAAATGAAATAGAATACTGGAAAACAGCCAGATGCCCCATTACCATATTCAGAAAACATATTCACAGAAATGGTTGGTGGAGTGACGATCAAGAATCTGAACTCTACAGACATGTCAAGAATCAG GTATTAGAGGCAATTAAAAGAGCAGAAGGAATGGAGAAGCCTGCATTGACAGAATTGTTTAGTGATGTGTATGAAAAAATGACACCTAATCTCCAAGAACAAGAGAGATGTATTAGAGATGCAATACACAAATATCCTAAAGACTATCCTACTGATTTTCATGTATAA
- the LOC107021536 gene encoding 2-oxoisovalerate dehydrogenase subunit alpha 1, mitochondrial-like isoform X1 → MATWFLRRLNNHGVMQKLSMAFSGKSTTAIARRYFVSMEVGQKSDPYSCDDDYSENIDHQNQDLDFPGGKIPLTSQMKFISEASEKRLPCYRVLNDDGSLISNSIHDQLGEEVAVNMYSAMVTLKTMDTYLYEAQRQGRISFYMTTFGEEAINIASAAALSPHDFVLPQYREAGVLLWRGFTVQECTNQCFGNKDDKGKGRQMPVHYGSNKHNVITISSPLATQISQAAGVAYSLKMDKTGACAVAYTGEGATSEGDFHAGLNFAAVLEAPVIFLCRNNGWAISTPVHEQFRSDGIVSKGLGYGIRSIRVDGNDVIAVYNAVRAARTMAISEERPILVEAMTYRVGHHSTSDDSTKYRATNEIEYWKTARCPITIFRKHIHRNGWWSDDQESELYRHVKNQVLEAIKRAEGMEKPALTELFSDVYEKMTPNLQEQERCIRDAIHKYPKDYPTDFHV, encoded by the exons ATGGCAACTTGGTTTTTAAGAAGGTTAAATAATCACGGTGTCATGCAAAAGCTATCTATGGctttttccggcaagtctaccACCGCTATCGCACGGAGATATTTTGTGTCGATGGAAGTTGGACAGAAATCGGATCCATACAGTTGTGATGATGATTATAGTGAAAATATCGATCATCAAAATCAG GATTTGGATTTTCCAGGTGGAAAAATCCCATTGACATCACAAATGAAGTTTATTTCAGAAGCATCTGAAAAGAGATTACCGTGCTATCGAGTTCTAAATGACGATGGATCTCTAATTTCTAACTCCATACATGATCAG ttaGGGGAAGAAGTAGCTGTGAACATGTATAGTGCCATGGTTACTTTGAAGACAATGGACACTTACCTTTATGAAGCACAAAGGCAAGGGAggatttcattttatatgaccACTTTTGGTGAAGAAGCTATCAACATTGCTTCTGCTGCTGCTTTATCTCCACATGACTTTGTATTACCTCAA TATCGAGAGGCAGGGGTGTTACTATGGCGTGGCTTCACGGTGCAGGAATGCACAAATCAATGTTTTGGGAATAAGGATGATAAAGGGAAAGGGAGGCAAATGCCAGTACATTATGGTTCTAATAAACATAATGTTATTACCATATCTTCACCTTTGGC CACTCAGATATCTCAGGCTGCTGGTGTGGCTTATTCTTTGAAGATGGATAAAACTGGTGCCTGTGCTGTTGCTTATACAGGGGAAGGTGCAACTAGTGAG GGAGATTTTCATGCTGGATTGAACTTTGCAGCTGTTTTGGAAGCTCCTGTTATCTTCCTATGCCGGAATAACGGATGGGCCATAAGCACTCCTGTACACGAACAATTTCGAA GTGATGGCATTGTGTCAAAGGGTTTAGGTTATGGAATAAGAAGTATTCGCGTAGATGGGAATGATGTTATTGCAGTTTATAATGCTGTTCGTGCAGCTCGTACTATGGCAATTAGTGAGGAAAGACCAATACTAGTTGAG GCAATGACGTATCGAGTCGGACACCATTCGACTTCTGATGATTCCACAAAGTATCGTGCAACAAATGAAATAGAATACTGGAAAACAGCCAGATGCCCCATTACCATATTCAGAAAACATATTCACAGAAATGGTTGGTGGAGTGACGATCAAGAATCTGAACTCTACAGACATGTCAAGAATCAG GTATTAGAGGCAATTAAAAGAGCAGAAGGAATGGAGAAGCCTGCATTGACAGAATTGTTTAGTGATGTGTATGAAAAAATGACACCTAATCTCCAAGAACAAGAGAGATGTATTAGAGATGCAATACACAAATATCCTAAAGACTATCCTACTGATTTTCATGTATAA